The Granulicella sp. 5B5 nucleotide sequence GCAGTATCTGCTGGGCGAGCAGGAGTTTTATGGCCTGCCTCTGCGGGTGACGCGCGATACGCTGATTCCGCGGCCGGAGACGGAGCACCTTGTGGAAGCCGTGCTCGATTGGAGCCGGACGCAGGCGTCGATGTCGCGGATTGTGGATGTAGGAACTGGTACGGGCGCCATCGCGTTGGCGCTGGCGAAGCACTTGCCGGACGCGAGCGTCTTCGCTTGCGATATCTCTGCCGCTGGGCTGGCGGTTGCGAGGGAGAACGCGGAACGGCTGGGCCTCGGAGGCCGTGTTCAATTTCGGCAGAGCGATCTGCTGTCGGCGTATCGGTCAGGGGCAGGACAAGACAATCTCTTCGATGCCGTGGTGTCGAACCCGCCGTACATCCCGAGCGGAGACGCAGCGATGATGCAGCCTGAGGTCCGCGACCATGAGCCGCACCTGGCGCTGTTTGCCGGTGACGACGGACTCGATGTGTACCGGCGCCTGATTGTAGAGGCGCACGCCCTGCTGCGGGAAGATGGCTTGCTCGCAATGGAGATTGGGTACGGACAGCGCGAGGCGCTGGCAGCGCTGCTGAGTGGGTGGAAGGACGTTCGATTCTTCGACGACTATGCCGGCATTCCGCGCGTGGCGTTCGCAACGAAGTGACGATTGCAGTGCTCAAAGAGGGTTGGCAGTCTAGCTAAAGACGTTCAAGAAGCCGTGCAGCAGGTAGGAGCCGCACACCGCGATGGCCAACGCCAGCGCTGACTCGGTGAGGGCAGCGGGCAGATCTCGACCGAAGCGGCGAGCTGCCCATGCACGGAGACGGATGCCGCCAAATGCACCCGCGAAGACACCGGCCAAGACGAAAAGAATGCCGCCCACGAGGGGCTCATGGATGGAGTGCGCGGCCAGAGCGCCGACCAGAGCGCCGAAGACGCATCGTGCCAGCAACAGGGGCGGGTCCATACGGTTTGGCGTGATAGGAAGCGTGTCTGCGTAGTACTCGCCCAAGGCAGCAAGGGTGAAGATGAGAACGCAGACAGGGCTCGCGAACCAGAACGACCAGCCGGTCTGCGGCAGAAGGCCGAGCCAGGCAAACCAGCAGAGCACGGCGATCGCCGTCATCGTGCGCGCGCCTGTCGCCAGGCCCAGAAGAAAGTACCACTGCATCGGTTCCGTGCCTTGAGCTACTGCGGGTTGTAGTACTCGTCCTGGCCCGGTTGCTTTCCGTCGAGCTTGACCGGGGGTGACGGCGACGGCGTTCCGACAGGCTTAGTGGCCTGTTACGGAGCGAACTGGGGAGTGCAACCGGCGGACGCACTGCACCTCCCGTTGTAGCAGGGGTGGAGGCATCCGCGCCAGTGGCAGCTTCGCCGGCCCTCGCCCGTGGTCGCCTTGATCTCCACCAGCAGATAGCGCGGCTTTAGTTTGGCGCCTCGAAGGGCAACCTTATGTGCAACACCGGGCGCTAGTGGGTTGCGACCATTGCCTCCCAGAGCTGGTGCAGGCCGGCACCGTTGGCTTCGCGGGTGTAGAACATGTGACCGCCGGGGAACTCATGCACCTGTACCTGGCCGGCGAGCTTAGCGGGCAGCTGGTTCTGGGTGAGCACCGAGCCCATGAACGGGCAGGAGAGGTCGTTCCAGCCGTGGACGATCAGTACCTGCAGTTTGGGGTCGGCTGCGATGGACTCGCGGAGGTCTTCGACCGCACCCCTACGCAGGTCAGGCGAGCTGTGATCCCAGGCGCTGTTCACCGCATAGGAGAGAGCATAGTAGCGGGCGTCGGTCTTCCACCCGACGGTGTGGGTGATGAAGTCGACCATCGCGGAGGTGGTGGGGGCGATGATGCTCTCGAGGATGGGGTCGTTGGACTGCCGGTAGGGCGAGTACGGATAGGGGTCCGGCAGCATGACGTTGGAGTCGTAGACGGAGCCGATCTCGCCCTGCTCACGGTGGACTTCGCGGAGATACGCACCGGTTTCGAGGCGGCCGCCGGAGTAGCGGACGAACTGCGGGTCGAGCCCGGTCATCTCAGTGACCTTGGCGATCATGGCGTCGGTGGCGGCCTTGTTCTCGGGGCCGGCGATGAGCGCGGAGGCGTAGTCGCCTTCGGTGTAGGCGATGACCTGCTTCATGGCGTCGTCTGTGAGCTTGTGCTCGGCCTCAAGGTGCGCGGCGGCTATGGGAGGTAGCGTGACCATCCAGGGAATGGGCGAGAGGTTCTCGTCGCCGAACTGCGGATTGAGGTAGGGGCTGACGAGGACAAGGCCGTTGATGGCGACGCCCAGCTGCGACTGCAGATAGTGCGTGATGCGCGGGCCACGGTAGCCGCCGTAGCTTTCGCCGATGAGGTACTTCTTGTCGAGCAGGCGGTCGTTCTTGACCAGCCACTTGTAGATGACGAGCGAGAGATACTCGATGTCCGGCGTGGGCGAGTAGAAGAGCTTCTTGGTCTTGGCTTCATCGACGAGCGACTTGGAGAAGCCAGTGCCGATGGGGTCGATGAAGACTTCGTCGGCGACGTCGAGCCAAGTCCCCGGGTTGTCTTTGAGGATGGCGGGCGAGGAGGCCGAGTCGCCCTCATTGCCGAAGGAGAGGTGCTTGGGGCCGATGGCGCCCAGGTTCAGATAAACCGAGGAGGCGCCGGGGCCACCGTTGACGGCGAAGATGACGGGGCGCGAAGGCTCTCCCTTGGCGCGGTCGACGACGTAGGCGGTGTACATGACGTCGCCGGTGGGCTTGCCTTCGTCGTCCTTGAGATGGATGGTGCCGACGGTGGCGGTGTAGTGGATGGTCTTGCCGTTCACGGTGATGGTCTGCGGGACGGACTTGTCCTCGGGCAGGCCCTCTGGCTTGGTTTCAGGTTTCGCAGCTTCTACCTTGGCAGGCGCTTTGTCGGCAGCAGGTTTTGCGTCCTGCTGGGCGAAGAGAGGGAGGGCAAAGAGCAGAAGAGCCGGAGCAAGTTGGCGCGAGGTCATGGATGTTAATGTACGACGTAATCCAGCATGCTGGGAGCAACAAAATACAAGGGGTCTCTCCGTTGCGGCGCAAGAGCGCGCCTTCGGTCGAGATGACTGGCTTTGTGGATGGATCGGCGAAGAACAAGCAACAGCAAGAGCAACTGCGTTAGACCTAAGCCTTCAATTGCGGGTAGCGGGTGAAGATGATGCGCTGATCTTCGGCGGGGAGGTCGTGGAGGCGGGTGGGTTTGTCCTGCGGGCGGGTGCCTTTCTGGTTGAGGACATTCATCAGGCTCCACTCGCGTTGCAGGCCCTGCGGCTCCTGCGCTTTGAGGTCGTAGCGGGTGAAGTCGATGGCCATGCGCGGAGTGTTCTTCTCCCAGTCGTGCAGCAGGGCGAGGCGGAACTCGCGGTTCATGAACCATTCGATCTCGAGGTTCTTCTCCGAGCCGGGCGCGCCGGTCCCCTTCTCGTCGAACCGGTAGTTGAGGCCTGCGTTCGAGGGCGTGTGCTTGCGCCACTCGAGGCCGAACTCGCCTTCGGGGATGACCTGCGTGTCGGGCCAGCGGTCGAGCGTGGTCTGTAGCCAGTAGGTGAGGTCGGCATCGTGGCCGAGTGAGGTCTCCCAGATGGCGGTGACCCAGCCGAAGCCGTTGAGCTTGTAACCCGCGTCCATGTGGATGGCGGTGGTGTCCATCATCTCCCTGCGGCCGACGGCGAGGCCGAGGTCCTGCACGGTTTCGATAGGGCCGACACCCATGCGGCTGTTGAAGCCGCCTTCGAAACCCTGGCGGCGCGCGGAGAGAAAGTCGCAGGTCCAGCCGTCGAGGCAGACGCAGTCGATGAAGTCGGCGGGCCCTTGCGCCGGCTTGAGATAGTGTTCGCGGCTGGGATAGTAGGGGTAGCAGATGCCGCCGTCACCATCGCCGTTGTCGATGCCGTGCTGGCTCCAGATTTGGCCCTGGCAGACGTGGATGCCTTCGTCGTTGGCGAGGTGGCGCTGGTTTTCGGCGTCCATGAAGCCGGCGATGAGCGATTGTGGACGGTAGCCGCCGCCGACCATCTTCGAGACCATGCCGAGTGCGTCGTGGATGGTGCGGCGCGTCTGCTCGCGGGTGTTGTACATGGGCGCGAAGTAGCCGCCGGGGATGAAGGTGATCTCGTCGCCGTATTGCGCGTGGAAGCTGGCGAGGAGGCGGCGGGCTTGTTGATACTCCTTGCGCTGGTCGAGGAGCGCGAGCCAGCTGATGGCCCAGGTCATGCGGCCTTTGGGACAGCCGCGGGCGAAGGCATCGCGGCGGGCCTGGATGTGCGCGGGGCTGTTGAGGGGCGACTCGTCGAGGCCGATGTTGCGCGTGGGCGTGACCTCGATCTGGTTCACGCGGACGACGGAGATATGCGTGAGGAAGCGGCCGCGCAGTGGCGATGGTGGTTGCGCGAGGAGCGTGCTGTTGCCGAGGGCGAAGGCTGCTGCTGAACCTGCTGATGTATTGAGGAAGTCTCGCCTGGTCCAGTTGCCGCTGCTCATGTAGTCCGCGTCCTCCAGTGCGTTGTGGGTGTGGTGAGATGCCACGGCAACGACACGGACATGCTAGCAGCGGGGAATGAAGGCTGGCAGAAAGCACCACGCCCCCACTCATCGCAAACAGCGCGATGAATGGGGACCCGGCAACCGATTATCAGCGGCCCACAAGCTGCT carries:
- a CDS encoding peptidase S10, which gives rise to MTSRQLAPALLLFALPLFAQQDAKPAADKAPAKVEAAKPETKPEGLPEDKSVPQTITVNGKTIHYTATVGTIHLKDDEGKPTGDVMYTAYVVDRAKGEPSRPVIFAVNGGPGASSVYLNLGAIGPKHLSFGNEGDSASSPAILKDNPGTWLDVADEVFIDPIGTGFSKSLVDEAKTKKLFYSPTPDIEYLSLVIYKWLVKNDRLLDKKYLIGESYGGYRGPRITHYLQSQLGVAINGLVLVSPYLNPQFGDENLSPIPWMVTLPPIAAAHLEAEHKLTDDAMKQVIAYTEGDYASALIAGPENKAATDAMIAKVTEMTGLDPQFVRYSGGRLETGAYLREVHREQGEIGSVYDSNVMLPDPYPYSPYRQSNDPILESIIAPTTSAMVDFITHTVGWKTDARYYALSYAVNSAWDHSSPDLRRGAVEDLRESIAADPKLQVLIVHGWNDLSCPFMGSVLTQNQLPAKLAGQVQVHEFPGGHMFYTREANGAGLHQLWEAMVATH
- the prmC gene encoding peptide chain release factor N(5)-glutamine methyltransferase, whose product is MREPMPDTVDHALAEAATRIARRDAELLLGHVLGRDRTWLMMHGAETITATQQARLKELTTRRETHEPLQYLLGEQEFYGLPLRVTRDTLIPRPETEHLVEAVLDWSRTQASMSRIVDVGTGTGAIALALAKHLPDASVFACDISAAGLAVARENAERLGLGGRVQFRQSDLLSAYRSGAGQDNLFDAVVSNPPYIPSGDAAMMQPEVRDHEPHLALFAGDDGLDVYRRLIVEAHALLREDGLLAMEIGYGQREALAALLSGWKDVRFFDDYAGIPRVAFATK
- a CDS encoding DUF3863 domain-containing protein, whose translation is MSSGNWTRRDFLNTSAGSAAAFALGNSTLLAQPPSPLRGRFLTHISVVRVNQIEVTPTRNIGLDESPLNSPAHIQARRDAFARGCPKGRMTWAISWLALLDQRKEYQQARRLLASFHAQYGDEITFIPGGYFAPMYNTREQTRRTIHDALGMVSKMVGGGYRPQSLIAGFMDAENQRHLANDEGIHVCQGQIWSQHGIDNGDGDGGICYPYYPSREHYLKPAQGPADFIDCVCLDGWTCDFLSARRQGFEGGFNSRMGVGPIETVQDLGLAVGRREMMDTTAIHMDAGYKLNGFGWVTAIWETSLGHDADLTYWLQTTLDRWPDTQVIPEGEFGLEWRKHTPSNAGLNYRFDEKGTGAPGSEKNLEIEWFMNREFRLALLHDWEKNTPRMAIDFTRYDLKAQEPQGLQREWSLMNVLNQKGTRPQDKPTRLHDLPAEDQRIIFTRYPQLKA
- a CDS encoding DUF4126 domain-containing protein, producing the protein MQWYFLLGLATGARTMTAIAVLCWFAWLGLLPQTGWSFWFASPVCVLIFTLAALGEYYADTLPITPNRMDPPLLLARCVFGALVGALAAHSIHEPLVGGILFVLAGVFAGAFGGIRLRAWAARRFGRDLPAALTESALALAIAVCGSYLLHGFLNVFS